The Theileria orientalis strain Shintoku DNA, chromosome 3, complete genome genome window below encodes:
- a CDS encoding U6 snRNA-associated sm-like protein lsm4 — MVLIELKNGETYSGILDSCDSFMNMHMVNVVCTSKNGTEFWKLNECFIRGNNVKSLRLPNEVAEIAKEEKPQSKNININLYNNNFSVKIPTMPASLRGRGRGDLGGMRGRGKIPYPSGRR, encoded by the exons atggtg TTGATTGAGCTTAAAAATGGAGAAACATATAGCGGAATCTTGGATTCCTGTGACTCATTTATGAATATGCACATGGTCAATGTTGTTTGTACATCAAAg AATGGTACAGAGTTTTGGAAGTTAAATGAATGCTTTATACGTGGAAACAACGTCAAGTCCCTGAGGCTGCCTAACGAAGTTGCAGAAATCGCCAAGGAAGAAAAACCACAAAgtaagaatataaatataaatttatataataataatttttcagTAAAAATACCAACAATGCCAGCATCCCTTCGCGGAAGAG gAAGAGGAGACCTTGGTGGAATGAGAGGTAGAGGGAAGATACCTTATCCTTCGGGTAGAAGATGA
- a CDS encoding DAZ-associated protein 1, whose product MPPKKTAKTSEAKKPAETKTKKTTKTTKAATKTKATPRTKKTATKKKVVEEETPVTELEGTTESEPVSEDVVEKTQQTEESLEEPPTEGTSPAVGENNAEEAKESVDDEKINAHRIFITRIPFDATKDDLEEYFKKFGTVYDAYCPKQSNYSTLNKGFGFISFDSEETIQKVFETSPHVIMGREVIVDRATGTKFHTGAGAGNANGSAAGANQLKRPPPPPPRRYREYQDNHRFKRHFESHMEYPNKYPRRDRHYDRDVYNHNIPPYRQNSATFDPNKSVSYVFSASRTENRNHEQYRTYQSTPKTRERNAPKLFVGRIGYDTTVQTLRSYFSQFGDVVDVYIPRDAQTQKSKGFGFLTFANKNSIHTVLDPSLKHVLEGRDIIVDYAEANNRRM is encoded by the exons atgCCGCCAAAAAAAACTGCCAAGACCTCAGAGGCCAAAAAGCCCGCAGAAACTAAAACCAAAAAAACAACCAAAACAACGAAGGCTGCCACTAAAACCAAGGCAACCCCTAGGACCAAAAAAACCGCGACAAAGAAAAAAGTTGTAGAAGAGGAAACTCCAGTAACTGAGTTGGAAGGTACAACAGAATCGGAGCCAGTATCCGAAGATGTCGTTGAG aAGACCCAGCAAACAGAGGAATCGCTGGAAGAGCCACCAACAGAGGGAACAAGCCCAGCTGTGGGAGAAAACAATGCCGAGGAGGCGAAGGAATCAGTGGACGACGAGAAAATAAACGCACACAGAATATTTATAACGAGAATACCCTTTGACGCAACCAAGGACGACTTGGAAGAATACTTTAAAAAG TTTGGCACAGTATACGACGCATACTGTCCGAAACAGAGCAACTACTCTACACTTAACAAAGGGTTCGGATTCATATCGTTCGATAGCGAGGAGACAATACAAAAG GTCTTTGAAACATCGCCACACGTAATCATGGGCCGCGAAGTTATAGTGGATAGAGCAACAGGAACTAAATTTCACACAG gagcaggagcaggAAACGCAAATGGATCAGCAGCAGGCGCAAATCAACTTAAGAGGCCACCACCACCACCACCAAGAAGATACAGAGAGTATCAAGACAACCATAGGTTTAAAAGACATTTTGAGTCACATATGGAATACCCGAACAAGTACCCGAGAAGAGATAGACACTACGACAGAGATGTGTATAACCATAATATCCCACCCTACAGACAGAACTCAGCAACATTTGACCCGAACAAGTCAGTCAGCTACGTGTTCTCAGCATCAAGAACAGAAAACAGAAACCACGAGCAGTACCGAACATACCAAAGTACGCCAAAGACAAGAGAAAGAAACGCACCGAAGCTGTTCGTAGGAAGAATAGGATATGACACCACAGTACAGACCTTGAGGTCGTATTTCTCGCAGTTCGGCGACGTAGTAGACGTGTATATACCAAGAG ATGCCCAGACACAGAAGAGCAAGGGGTTCGGATTCCTTACGTTCGCAAACAAAAACTCAATACATACAGTCCTTGACCCGAGCCTCAAGCACGTCCTGGAAGGAAGAGATATCATAGTCGACTACGCAGAAGCAAACAACAGAAGAATGTAA
- a CDS encoding uncharacterized protein (zinc finger, FYVE/PHD-type domain containing protein) — translation MYIIYNNITDEFKNYRNIQKSQIHPRRKRISEAIRTKNFEDIRSLLDIHFVDESTVKCDICGHLLNSGQLCNETFCRDCKYEISLFKGSKLYKPIMVSSCRDCYVYYRRLLFSVEDKGPEDTNLMNVFNHYKAVLEIYKDLNTKLLQLKGYLKLLTIHNMLKEPLPEGTKKSIINLLTETTNSKKKLSNIKAELKDQSSSEGSIVTSHVIKSLNTLLTSMMYKIVPEFNSLKNKLKSFEENKQG, via the exons atgtatattatatataacaatatCACGGATGAATTCAAAAACTACCGCAACATTCAAAAATCGCAAATACACCCGAGAAGGAAGAGAATATCGGAGGCAATAAGAACAAAAA ATTTTGAGGACATAAGATCACTCCTGGACATTCACTTCGTGGACGAGTCAACGGTAAAGTGTGACATATGCGGACACCTGCTCAACTCAGG CCAGCTGTGTAACGAAACGTTCTGCCGCGATTGCAAATATGAAATATCGCTGTTCAAAG GGTCTAAATTGTACAAACCGATAATGGTATCATCGTGTAGAGACTGCTATGTATACTACAGA AGACTTCTGTTCTCAGTTGAGGATAAGGGCCCGGAGGATACGAACCTGATGAACGTGTTTAACCACTATAAAGCAGTGTTGGAAATATACAAGGACCTGAACACAAAATTGCTGCAGCTTAAGGGGTatctgaagctgctgacaATACATAACATGCTAAAG GAGCCGCTGCCAGAAGGCACAAAGAAATCAATCATAAACCTGTTAACAGAAACCACAAACAGTAAAAAGAAACTGTCAAACATAAAGGCAGAACTGAAAGATCAAAGC AGTTCGGAAGGGTCAATAGTGACCTCGCACGTCATCAAGTCGCTGAACACGCTGCTGACGAGCATGATGTACAAAATAGTGCCAGAATTCAATTCgctgaaaaataaactgaAGAGCTTCGAAGAGAATAAGCAGGGGTAG
- a CDS encoding uncharacterized protein (telomere reverse transcriptase family protein) → MFAHDIECLVERSGNFIINSPYRVSPVDYSNTHCNIHDPNVFFNSDLGIYIKKCCGSVTICRLLQNHRVLIPSRVFELSRSPLFAYIAHLDESDVKYKTLIKIFKSVLNKANRTRCDDDLNSRKTLFVHCSGSILSNKAIKSCEKDQNGKKFISNWSKMVIYRNFIFLKSKTKNRRVVYKTVFDSVTSDDATVMNFLSYILFNDEAFSQELKQRRISINALMLSLHNKLEAELKIQCVPQKPRKNRRKSVLNGLFIHFKRFISNLKSVDWYDTKCLLSEELQGTNFSTVNVANVYKYVKTIVEKTMSAELLCGRSNYLKFLRLCHSLITLNRGENPSMAELMNRIKIKDCSWTKGSYHSRGQTRTILEYLCRLIFFLLQYFIIPVIGRHLHITECGFSKYRVYYIKKDEWTRMIRAAKREFLFNGKICDQMPVAGDFPKIRFVPKHTGMRPILNCNTQAGCKAFYQTLLMKYNHSYKPECQCYTCYVYYELSNKKHLNSVLRKIHRALTANGRIRPIMGNGVLGYNSFYRHLKSWWIKFVSLLGSVDNPKLYYFIADLSRCYERIPHDKLMEALNALPLSDSTMRMMHKRYIVKLASGVNSFSKLEDVSSLSMPKMSHLSSRLYGNFIITSNFSSTRGSRVTKFDIVSAVSALISSLKLQLPNSHTNKYMKLHRGIPQGCCISPFLSNLYLSCLDKNLLSSTKSVSAENGVSVALPNLLVRWIDDFLFVSTSKEDVNNMSEILRSNNIGAVMNLNKVFTNADFYDSDCSFDGSSNAIEWINCKFNFDIKNRYVDVEIVPWRSPDVKIRDSICLSRGRHGSFMFTFIEQRLLGSITNKLEHKTYTCALINSPTCILSNAYTVMRLCSLKLRCAMQVLTEHFGGFVNLKYIFRLIMNLVTITSNLVANGGLNIRENHLREVLLISCINTFKHRTLKPARSSRKSKHLRVVHRQIVNMLYRQIEPCASRDAVLRLASDIERKYRSTWSNIL, encoded by the exons ATGTTCGCACACGATATCGAATGTTTAGTAGAGAGGAGTGggaattttataattaatagcCCCTATCGAGTCTCTCCAGTCGATTACAGTAACACACATTGCAACATTCATGACCCTAATGTGTTCTTCAATTCGGACCTGGGAATCTATATAAAGAAGTGCTGCGGTTCAGTTACAATATGTAGGTTGCTGCAAAACCACAGGGTGTTGATTCCCTCACGAGTTTTTGAGCTGTCGCGCTCCCCTCTGTTTGCGTATATCGCACATTTGGACGAGTCTGATGTGAAGTATAAAAcgttgataaaaatatttaagtCGGTTCTAAATAAAGCAAATAGAACTAGGTGTGATGACGATTTGAATAGCAGGAAGACGCTGTTTGTGCACTGCTCGGGAAGCATATTGAGTAACAAGGCAATTAAATCATGCGAAAAGGATCAAAATGGTAAAAAGTTCATATCTAATTGGTCGAAAATGGTGATTTACAGGAACTTTATATTTCTGAAATCGAAGACGAAAAACAGGAGAGTTGTTTACAAGACAGTTTTCGATTCAGTGACCTCAGACGATGCGACAGTGATGAATTTTTTGAGTTACATCCTGTTTAATGACGAGGCATTCAGTCAAGAGTTGAAGCAGAGAAGGATTTCAATTAATGCATTGATGTTGTCGCTACATAATAAATTGGAAGCTG AACTTAAGATACAGTGTGTTCCACAGAAACCTAGAAAAAATAGGAGGAAAAGTGTTTTAAATGGCTTGtttatccattttaaaagGTTTATAAGTAACCTTAAATCCGTAGATTGGTATGACACTAAATGTTTGTTGAGTGAGGAGTTGCAGGGAACAAACTTTAGCACAGTGAATGTGGCGAACGTGTACAAGTATGTTAAAACCATAGTGGAGAAGACAATGAGTGCAGAGTTGCTGTGCGGGAGGTCTAATTACCTTAAATTTTTGAGGCTCTGTCACTCACTCATAACACTAAACAGGGGAGAGAATCCGTCGATGGCAGAGCTGATGAACCGcataaaaattaaggaCTGCTCGTGGACAAAGGGGAGCTACCACTCGAGGGGGCAGACGAGGACGATCTTGGAGTATCTGTGCAGGCTTATATTCTTCCTGCTGCAGTACTTCATAATCCCAGTGATCGGAAGGCACCTGCACATCACGGAGTGCGGATTCTCAAAATACAGGGTCTACTACATAAAAAAGGATGAGTGGACGCGGATGATAAGGGCCGCGAAGAGGGAGTTCCTGTTCAACGGGAAGATATGCGACCAGATGCCAGTGGCGGGCGACTTCCCAAAAATAAGGTTCGTGCCCAAGCACACCGGGATGAGGCCAATATTGAACTGCAACACGCAGGCGGGCTGCAAGGCGTTTTACCAGACGCTCCTGATGAAGTACAACCACAGCTACAAGCCGGAGTGCCAGTGCTACACATGTTACGTGTACTACGAGCTGAGCAACAAGAAGCACCTGAACAGCGTGCTGCGGAAAATACACAGGGCGCTGACTGCTAACGGGAGAATTAGGCCGATAATGGGCAACGGAGTGCTCGGCTATAACTCCTTCTACAGGCACCTGAAGAGCTGGTGGATTAAGTTCGTGAGCCTGCTCGGAAGCGTGGACAACCCGAAGCTGTACTACTTCATAGCGGACCTGTCGCGCTGCTACGAAAGGATACCGCACGACAAGCTCATGGAGGCCCTGAACGCACTGCCGCTGTCAGACTCGACGATGCGCATGATGCACAAGAGGTACATCGTGAAGCTGGCCTCGGGCGTGAACTCGTTctcgaagctggaggacgtGTCCTCGCTCTCGATGCCGAAGATGAGTCACCTGTCCTCGAGGCTATACGGGAACTTCATCATAACCTCGAACTTCTCCTCGACCAGGGGCTCCAGAGTCACCAAGTTCGACATAGTGTCCGCAGTATCGGCGCTCATTTCCTCCCTGAAGCTGCAGCTCCCGAACTCTCACACCAACAAGTACATGAAGCTGCACCGGGGGATACCCCAGGGCTGCTGCATCTCGCCCTTCCTGTCGAACCTGTACCTGTCCTGCCTGGACAAAAACCTGCTCTCGAGCACGAAGTCTGTTTCCGCGGAAAACGGAGTCTCAGTCGCGCTGCCGAACCTGCTGGTTCGCTGGATAGACGACTTCCTATTCGTCTCCACCAGCAAGGAGGACGTGAACAACATGTCTGAGATTCTCAGGTCGAACAACATAGGGGCCGtgatgaacctgaacaagGTGTTCACCAACGCCGACTTCTACGACTCGGACTGCAGTTTCGACGGCAGTTCCAACGCTATTGAGTGGATTAACTGCAAGTTCAATTTCGACATTAAGAACCGCTACGTGGACGTCGAGATCGTGCCCTGGCGTTCGCCCGACGTGAAAATCAGGGACAGCATATGCCTCTCCAGGGGCAGGCACGGCTCATTCATGTTCACGTTCATTGAGCAGCGTTTGCTGGGCTCGATCACGAACAAGCTTGAGCACAAGACGTACACGTGCGCGCTCATAAACTCCCCGACGTGCATACTGTCGAACGCGTACACCGTCATGCGTCTCTGCTCGCTCAAGCTCCGCTGCGCCATGCAGGTGTTAACTGAGCACTTTGGCGGCTTCGTTAACCTCAAGTACATCTTCAGGCTGATTATGAACCTCGTCACCATCACTTCGAACCTGGTTGCCAACGGGGGCCTGAACATCAGGGAGAACCACCTGCGTGAGGTCCTACTCATTTCCTGCATCAACACCTTTAAGCACAGGACCCTGAAGCCGGCTAGGTCGAGTCGCAAATCCAAGCACCTCAGAGTCGTTCACAGGCAGATCGTGAACATGCTGTATCGTCAAATTGAGCCTTGCGCCAGCAGGGATGCTGTACTCAGGTTGGCCTCAGACATAGAACGCAAGTACAGGTCAACTTGGTCCAACATTCTATAA